CTCGAGGAGCGCTCGGCCAACGCAGCCGGGTTCGACGGCGTTGGCGGCATCAGCCCGCTCTTGCGAAGCCTGATCGCGCGGCACCATGACACGTTGGCCGTCGCGATTCGCTGAGGGCGCGGCGTTGGGGCGGCGGTGGCCCTGGCGGTCTGGGCGGGTGCGGCCCCGCGGTCCAGGCGGGAGCGGCCCCGCGGTCGGGGCGGGAGCGCTTGTGGAATCCCGGGGGGCGGATCACACGTCGGCGCGGTTCTGGCAGGCCCACATGTGGAAACGCGGGGGTGGATTACACCTCGGCGCCGTCGTGGCGAGGGCCTTTGTGCAATCGTAGGGGCTGATTACACTTGAGCGCGGTCGGGGCGCCGGCGCTTGTGGAATCGTGGGTGCTGATTACACTTGAGCGCGGGCCAGGGCGCGGTCGCTTCTCGAATCCGGAGGTGGATCACACGTCGGCGTGCTCCTCGCGGTCGCTTCTCGAATCCGGGGGGTGGATCACACCTCGGCGGGCTCTGCGCGGGCGCTTGTGGAAACTTGGGGCCGGATTCCGCCTCGGCGCGGTCGGGGCGGGGGCGCTTGTGGAAACATGGGGGCGGATTACACCTCGCCGCCGTCGTGGCGAGGGCCTTTGTGTAATCGTGGGGCCTGATTACACTTGAGCGCGGGCCAGGGCGCCGGCGCTTGTGGAATCGTGGGGCTTGATTACACTTGAACGCGTGCCGCTGCGGTCCGGGCGGTCCGGCCGTGCCGCGGCGGCCGCGCGCACGCGTGAGCTCAGCCGCCCGCTCGCTCCGGCCGCGCCGACGGCAGGCGCAGTCCGCGCCGAACCCCGCCCGCCGACACGCTACTCGCTCAGTTCGGGCGCGGTAGGCAGGCTGATGTTGCGGGCCATGGCCCAGAAACGCAGACCGGTGGTAGTACCTGCCGTCAGCAAGACCCGCATGGGTTCGATGATTTCGATCCCCGCCAGCGCCCAGTAGACGAGCCCGCCGAGTAAGGCGGCCGTGGCGTAAAAGCCGCCCTTGATGACAGCGGGGACCTCACGGACCAGCAGGTCGCGCACGACGCCGCCCCCGGTCGCGGTCAAGGCCGCCATCATCATGATGCCGATGGGGCCAAGCCCGAAGACGTGCCCTTTGGCGGCCCCGATGGCCGCGAAAACGCCCAGACCAATCGCGTCGGCTACCAGCACGCGATTCCACCGTCTCGCTAATGGTGGCGCCGATCGAAATACGATGGCACCTGTGACTACACAGACGATGAGATAGAGCTCGTCCTGGAAGACGGCGGGGGGCGTGGCACCCAGCATCATGTCCCGGATGATGCCACCACCGACCCCGGTGGCCGTGGCGAGCACCATGAAGCCGAGGAAGTCAAGTTGATGCCGATTGGCCTGCAAGGCCCCGGATGCGGCAAATACCACCGTGCCGGCGATATCCACGAGATAGAGCAGATCCATCAGACTCCGGCGAGTTCGCGTTGCTGGAGGTGAGCGACCAGAAACTCGTGCAGACTTTCAGCTGCCGAACCGGTGGCTTCGGTGCCACGGTACAGCCCGATGCGCGCTTCAAGGGGCTGGGGAAGCCCGGTCTCAGGGCCCAAAACATCCATATCGTCGGTTACGGCTGACTCAGCAATGATGCCGAGGCCGAGACCGGCCCGAATCGCCGCCTGCGTGGCAAGCAGGCTGATGCTCGAGAAGACCACGTCCGTTTCGATGCCGTTGTCGCCCATCTGCGTCATGGCCGCGCGACAACCGGCACATGGCGAATCCACTGGATCGATGATGACCGGCACGGGCCGCTCCTGGAGGAAGTCGGCTTCGACGCTTTGCGCCCACACGTAGGGCTCCGTCCAAAGCGGTGTCGCGGGGATCTCCGAGTAGGCCGTATTGGCGATGGCCAGGCAGAGGTCATTGGCCTGGATCATTCGGGCGAGCTCCCAACTGGTGGAGACCTCCAGTTCAATGCGAATCTCGGCGGCCAAGCGGCCGAAACGGGTCAATAGGCGCACCAGGCGGCCATGGGCCACCTCCTCCAACACACCCACCCGCACGGTTCCGCGCGCCTCGACCAAACTCAGCCGGGCCAGCGCCTCCTCATTGAGTTCTAGCATGCGCACGGCGTAGCCATGAAGTAGCCGGCCCGACTCCGTGAGCCTGGAAACCCGACCTGACCGATCAAAGAGCTTTGTGGAGAGCTGCTCTTCGAGCCGCTTTATCTGCAGGCTGAGTGCCGGCTGCGATCTGTACAGACGCTCGGCCGCCTCGGTGTAGCTGCCGGTCTCCGCGATGGTCACAAAGGAGCGCAATTGGTCGAGGGACAAGGACTCGATCATAAGCAAAGTTTATCGCGACGATGAATATTATTAATGAATCTAATTCTTAATGCGCCCATATGATCCCCTGAATCGAAACTGGAACCGCGCATGACCAAAGCTTTCCGCCTGCAACTGCTGGCCGCGTTCGCTGCCATCTACGTGATCTGGGGGTCCACGTACCTCGCAATCGTTTTCGCGATCGAAACCATGCCCCCGCTCCTGATGCTGGGCGCTCGGTTCGGCGTCGCCGGTCTCATCGTATACGCCTGGGCCAGGGCCAAGGGCATCGCAACGCCGACCCGGACGGAATGGAAGAATGCGGCCCTTGTTGGCACGATGACGCTGGCGGCAGGCACGGGCGCAGTGGCCTGGGCCGAACAGTGGGTGCCCTCCGGGGTGGCCGCGCTGCTGGTCACGACGGTGCCCATCTGGATGGTGTTGCTGGAGTGGCAGTGGAAGCGTGGCCCAATGCCGGCCCGCACGGTCTGGTTGGGTCTGGGTATCGGAGTCGCCGGCATCCTGCTCCTGGTCAATCCGGCTGAATTGAGCGGCGGCGACACCGGCATGCTGTATGGCAGCATCGCCATCCTGCTGGCTTCAATGGTCTTTTCGGCGGGCGCGATTCTCGGGAGGGATCGCGAGCTGCCGCCGCGGCCACTCATGTCGACTGCCGCCCAGATGCTGACGGGAGGCGCCTCGCTGACGCTGGCGGGGCTCCTGAGAGGGGAGTGGGCGGCGGTTGACGTGGCCGCCATCACCACGGAATCCTGGCTGGCATGGGCATACCTCATGGTCTTCGGCTCCATCATCGCCTACGGTTCCTTTGTCTGGCTCATGAAAAACGCCAGCCCGGCCCGCGTGTCGACCTACGCCTACGTCAACCCGGTGGTGGCCGTCATCCTCGGCTGGCTGCTCGGCGGCGAAGAGCTCGGGGGCCGCGTGCTCATGGCCATGGTGCTCCTGCTTAGCGCGGTGCTCCTCATCACGAGGTTCGGGGGCGGGCGCCGACGTCCGGGCGGACGCACGGCCCGCATCGCCCGGGTGCTCGTCAACAGAGGCGGAGCGATTCTATCGGCTTTTGCGCACAGCATGGACGCTCCGGCACGCTCAATGCCCAGACTGAGAGACTCACTCGTAGCGCTCGAACAGGTCCCCCTGCGGCCAGGCGTCCGTGCTGGCGGCCGCTTGCCAGAGCGTGCCTTTGAGGTCGCTGAAATAGCCGGAGCGGTCCTGCGGCCACGAGTTGAGCACGGCCGCGATGCAGACGGAGAATCGGCATCCCATGTACGATGAGGTCCCGGGCAACGCTCCGGTGTGCGAGAATTCGGCGCCGGAGCGTTCCCAGCCCATCGAATACCAGTACGCAGTCCCCCAATACATGCCAGGATGTGCGAGCATGGCCTCGCGCTCGGAGGGACCAATGACATCCCCGCGCATTCCCGCGCCGTCAACCGCAGTCAGGAACCGTACCAGGTCAACTGCCGACGACGTCCAGCCTCCATGGGAGTCCATCGCTTCCAGGTAGAAGCCTCCATACTGGCGTTGAACGCGGGCCTCGGTGGGCGGAAACACGGACGACACAAGGGGCGCTCCCTGGTAGTCGTAGTAGGTCGCCTCGTTCGAGCCGGAAACGCGAGATCTCCCCACCATCATGCTCTTGACCCCGGCCGGAGCGAGCACCGTGCGCCGCACGTGCTCCTCGTAGGGAGTGCCGGACACCCGCTCCAGGAGGCGGCCCAGCACCGCGTAGCCAAAGTTCGAATAGGCGTAGCTGCTGCCTGGTGGAAAATTCAGTGGTTCGCCGAGCATGTAGCGAACGACGATATCCGCGGCCGCCGGGGGTTCTTGCTGGAGCGCCCGGGCGGCCTGCACGGGAATGAACATGGGGTCGAAGCCTTTGTCCCTGTCCCATCCACCGAAGTGGTACAGCAGGTGCCGAATGGTGACCTGCTCCAGGTCCGGGTTGCGCGCATCGCCTGGAGCCGGCTCAAGATCGGGCAGGAAACCGAAAGCGGAATCGTCCAGCCTGATCGTACCCTCCGCAATCAGCTGCATCACGGCAACTGCCGTAATTGGCTTTGACAGGCTGGCGATGCGAAATCGAGTATCAGGCTCTACCCAGCGACCGGAAGGGATGTCGGCCAATCCGTAGCCACGTGCCAGCACCAGCCGCTCGTCCACGGTGACGGCCACGCCGGCGCCGGGAATGTCCCATTCCTTGAGCAGTCCAGGAATCAGGTTGTCGAATGCCGGCAGTCCATCGCCCGTCGAACGCGCCGGCTCCGGCTCCTCCCCGACACCCTGTGGGTCATCCAGACCCGGATCGGGGCCCGTAGAACTGCAGGCGACGAGCAGAAGAGCCAGTAGGAGGAGGAAGCCGCGCATTCCTGTAAGAAAGCACTGTGGCCCCTTCCACACCCCTGACTGTGAGTGTGCGGTCTCCGCCGATGCATCACCGGTCACATCGCAGCGCCTATCGGGTCAAATCCCGGATGACAGACTGCAACGCGCTCCGCAGGTCTTCCTTCAGCCAGTCGCCCCCGTGCCTACGATCTCGCAGAAGCCGGTCCAGGGACACGTCTTCGTAGTCCTGATCCCTGAGATCCCGCACCAGTCGACGGTCCACGCCGAGGATCTTCATGGCGACCAGCCTGTCTGCGGTGAAGTCGTCGAGGCCGAGCGCACTCATCTCGTCCAAATAATCCTGATCCACACGGTAGATCCGGAGTCGGATGGCCTGTTCCGGTGTCAGGCCGCGCAGTCCGAGCTCCCTCATTTCAGCGATGAACTCCGCGTCGACACGGTGAATGCGGAACGCGATGAGGTCTCCGGCTCCGATGTCCGGAAAGCCCATGTCATGAACTTCATCAACGTAGTCCGGGGAGACGCCATGGATGCGAAACGCGGTGTACTGGTCAGGATCGGATGGCCTGACGCCGCGCTCCTGCATCTCGGCAATGAAGTCCGGAGTGACGCGGTGGATGCGGAATCCGACGAGGTCATCGCCCGAGAGGTGGCCGAGTTTCAGACGCTGCATCCCGCGCACGTAGTCGGGAGTCACGCGATGGATCCGGTACGCTACCAGGTCGTCGGGGTCGAGTGACGTCAGTCCCGCGGCGGCCATCTCTTCCACCATGCCCGAAGAGACGCCGTGGATGCGGAAGGCAACCAGTTCATCAGCCGAGACATCCTTCAGGCCGGCTTCGGCCATTGACTCGACGAAGCCGGGGGTAACGCCGTGGATGCGAAACGCAATCAGTTGATCCGGCGATAGTCCGCGCAGCCCGGCCTCGTGCATGGATTCGACAAAGCCAGGGGTCACTCCGTGCACGCGGAAGGCTCGTCGTTGATCGGAAGTCAGCGTGCCCTGGGCCGCGACGGGCCAGGCAATGAGCGCACACAGGAGCAGGGTGGTAAGGCGCATGGCTGGAAGCAGGTTGGATATGCTAATTTGTTAGCACTACGGGAGGAATGCAAGGGGGTTGCAAGCCCCCTGCAACCGCGCTTTCCGGAGCCTGTGAGGCCCCGATTCGGCCTCTCCGATTCGCGGGGTTTCAACAGAATTCTGCGCAACAATCGCCAATTGCTGGCCGTCTATCCGGCAGTTGTCCCGACCGCACCTCTCCCCACGGGACGGTTTCCTGAAACCAATTCTTTGAATGATGCAGATGCAGAACCTGACGAGGTCCCTCCTGATGGGTCTCTTGCTCGTCCTGGCCGGCACCGCGAACGCCCAGTCGTTCGGTGGAGCAGTGGCTCTGACGGGAGACCAACTCCTCATCAGTCGCTCTTCTTCCGGCTCCGACATGGGTACCGTGTTCGTATTCGAGCGCGGGGCCGACGGAATGTGGACCGAGGGCGAGAGCTTCTCGGCCCCTGATGGCGCAGAGAGTGACAATTTTGGCCGCACGCTTGCCGCCACTGATGACCTTCTGGTAGTCGGTGCAACCGGCGCAAACGGTACCGTGGGCGCGGGATACATTTTTGAACGTAACGCCGACGGTGCCTGGGAACTGGGCTGGTCAGGCGTGCCTGAAGGTGTGGACGACGGGGACTATTTCGGTCGCTCGGCTGCTATCGACGGGGACTGGGTCTACATCGGATCTGCCGGACACCGTGCGAACTCCGGGGCAGTGTTTGCCTTCCGCAAGGGAGATGACGGCGCCTGGATGTCGCATTCGCGCATTGAGCAGCCGACGTTTCGCCCCAACGCCTACTTCAGCCTTGCCATGGCCGCGAGCA
This sequence is a window from Rhodothermales bacterium. Protein-coding genes within it:
- a CDS encoding trimeric intracellular cation channel family protein, with amino-acid sequence MDLLYLVDIAGTVVFAASGALQANRHQLDFLGFMVLATATGVGGGIIRDMMLGATPPAVFQDELYLIVCVVTGAIVFRSAPPLARRWNRVLVADAIGLGVFAAIGAAKGHVFGLGPIGIMMMAALTATGGGVVRDLLVREVPAVIKGGFYATAALLGGLVYWALAGIEIIEPMRVLLTAGTTTGLRFWAMARNISLPTAPELSE
- a CDS encoding LysR family transcriptional regulator translates to MIESLSLDQLRSFVTIAETGSYTEAAERLYRSQPALSLQIKRLEEQLSTKLFDRSGRVSRLTESGRLLHGYAVRMLELNEEALARLSLVEARGTVRVGVLEEVAHGRLVRLLTRFGRLAAEIRIELEVSTSWELARMIQANDLCLAIANTAYSEIPATPLWTEPYVWAQSVEADFLQERPVPVIIDPVDSPCAGCRAAMTQMGDNGIETDVVFSSISLLATQAAIRAGLGLGIIAESAVTDDMDVLGPETGLPQPLEARIGLYRGTEATGSAAESLHEFLVAHLQQRELAGV
- a CDS encoding EamA family transporter, whose product is MTKAFRLQLLAAFAAIYVIWGSTYLAIVFAIETMPPLLMLGARFGVAGLIVYAWARAKGIATPTRTEWKNAALVGTMTLAAGTGAVAWAEQWVPSGVAALLVTTVPIWMVLLEWQWKRGPMPARTVWLGLGIGVAGILLLVNPAELSGGDTGMLYGSIAILLASMVFSAGAILGRDRELPPRPLMSTAAQMLTGGASLTLAGLLRGEWAAVDVAAITTESWLAWAYLMVFGSIIAYGSFVWLMKNASPARVSTYAYVNPVVAVILGWLLGGEELGGRVLMAMVLLLSAVLLITRFGGGRRRPGGRTARIARVLVNRGGAILSAFAHSMDAPARSMPRLRDSLVALEQVPLRPGVRAGGRLPERAFEVAEIAGAVLRPRVEHGRDADGESASHVR